TGCCGTCCCTAGCCTGTCTCTTCACGTTGGAGAGTTTTTTGAGGAATACGGAGCAGCTGTTGACAAGGTTTCCTGGCGCGGATTCGCGGCGAATTTGAGAAGGTCTTCTCCTGTCGACGCTGTTTCCGCCGTTGCGgacctctcttctgcttctcgttcctcctcttcctcgtcatgTGCTTCGGCGAGCATCCCGCCTGTCCAACCGCTTTCTCTGCGAGGCGTTGCATTCGAATATGGTCATGACGTTGTCTCTTCAAGGAGCGAAgctctgttttttccatcTTTTGATGAAAAAGAATTCCTCTCGAGGCCGACGTCGGTGGCatcctcttctgtttcaccgtcctctgctgcctcctGCGCTGGCccgtctttctgttcttctccaggcCTTGGCGTATCCGTCGCTGAGTCgatg
The Toxoplasma gondii ME49 unplaced genomic scaffold asmbl.1443, whole genome shotgun sequence DNA segment above includes these coding regions:
- a CDS encoding hypothetical protein (encoded by transcript TGME49_323900) — protein: MVPFVLRQSSTSSPACPVCSSSPLRVDGPTNADRAMRDSAHVASRASTPSPRPFLHSLLPSPSRNLSCPLPRDKSAEEALSLPTRLAVPSLSLHVGEFFEEYGAAVDKVSWRGFAANLRRSSPVDAVSAVADLSSASRSSSSSSCASASIPPVQPLSLRGVAFEYGHDVVSSRSEALFFPSFDEKEFLSRPTSVASSSVSPSSAASCAGPSFCSSPGLGVSVAESMSLPPNCGNAPGNSGDSDLLATLSSSQLHTGNP